A genomic window from Dermacentor silvarum isolate Dsil-2018 chromosome 9, BIME_Dsil_1.4, whole genome shotgun sequence includes:
- the LOC119464427 gene encoding translation factor GUF1 homolog, mitochondrial, which yields MRSSLLVSSRWCNRRTVWNDCVHKWTCRQRALQGFCSTNSVATNIKERKYDIDPSQFPQKVVRNFCIVAHVDHGKSTLSDRLLEFTGTIKPSRDNKQVLDRLPVERERGITVKAQTASMVFEKPGHPEPYLLNLIDTPGHVDFSYEVLRSVSVCQGVILLVDANQGIQAQTVANFNIAFCSDLVIIPVLNKIDLKNADVDGVTTQMENLFGIDKKDVLKVSAKEGIGIEKLVNAIIEKIPPPSGNPDAPFRGILLDSWYDRYRGVIALVIAIDGTLRPGDEIISHATGTTYTVRDLGFMKPLETSTALLCAGQTGYVVANMRSPKEAHTGDTLSHKCDYVKPLPKFQESKPMVFAGVYPEDQSKNNEMRSAIDRLLLNDPSVQVSIESSPALGQGWRLGFLGLLHMDVFCQRLDQEFDAQVVVTAPSVSYQIKVHGAKQIKHYGGEIVTINNPLNMPDPAIIKEYYEPMVMATIITPDTYLSEVMGLCADNRGVAKTTQNVDNTTILLQYKLPLSEIIVDFYDALKSITSGYASFDYEEVGYELTDLVKLNIILNGKVVEELTTIVHATRARQVGRSMLLRLKESIPQQIYAVALQAAVGGKILAREDIKALKKNVLAKCYGGDITRKLKLLKKHSEKQKKLRTIGNIQVPRDAFINVLKRT from the coding sequence ATGCGGTCTTCTCTGTTGGTTTCCTCCCGTTGGTGCAACCGAAGGACAGTCTGGAACGATTGTGTCCACAAGTGGACGTGTCGGCAGCGTGCGCTGCAGGGGTTCTGTTCTACGAATTCGGTTGCGACCAACATCAAAGAACGCAAGTATGACATTGACCCGAGCCAGTTTCCCCAGAAGGTTGTGCGGAACTTCTGCATCGTAGCCCACGTAGACCACGGAAAGAGCACGCTTTCTGACCGCCTCCTAGAGTTCACGGGGACGATAAAGCCTTCTCGGGATAACAAGCAAGTGCTGGATCGGCTCCCTGTTGAACGAGAGCGGGGCATCACAGTCAAGGCGCAGACAGCATCGATGGTCTTCGAGAAACCTGGTCACCCTGAGCCGTATCTTCTGAACCTTATCGATACTCCTGGCCATGTCGATTTCAGCTACGAGGTACTTCGGTCCGTGTCAGTGTGCCAAGGTGTCATTCTCTTAGTCGACGCCAATCAAGGAATTCAGGCCCAAACAGTGGCCAACTTCAACATCGCCTTCTGTTCTGATCTTGTGATTATACCTGTCCTGAACAAGATAGACCTAAAGAACGCTGATGTCGATGGCGTGACGACACAAATGGAAAATCTCTTTGGTATTGACAAGAAAGATGTGCTCAAGGTGTCAGCTAAAGAAGGCATTGGCATTGAAAAACTTGTGAATGCCATTATAGAAAAAATACCACCACCCAGTGGAAACCCTGACGCACCATTTCGCGGCATATTGCTTGATTCGTGGTATGACCGATACCGCGGCGTTATTGCACTCGTTATAGCAATTGATGGCACGCTGCGACCAGGGGATGAAATAATATCTCATGCGACTGGAACAACATACACTGTACGAGACTTGGGTTTTATGAAGCCTCTTGAAACTTCTACGGCACTCTTGTGTGCCGGTCAAACTGGATATGTGGTTGCAAACATGAGGTCTCCAAAGGAAGCCCATACTGGTGACACATTATCGCACAAGTGCGATTATGTTAAGCCACTTCCAAAGTTTCAAGAGTCAAAGCCCATGGTGTTTGCAGGTGTTTATCCTGAAGACCAgtctaaaaacaatgaaatgCGAAGTGCAATTGACCGCCTTCTGCTTAATGATCCAAGCGTACAAGTTTCTATTGAATCTAGCCCTGCACTGGGCCAGGGATGGCGCTTGGGATTTCTCGGGCTTCTGCACATGGATGTTTTCTGTCAGAGGCTAGACCAAGAGTTTGATGCACAAGTAGTTGTAACAGCTCCCAGCGTGAGTTACCAAATCAAGGTGCATGGAGCAAAACAGATTAAGCATTATGGAGGTGAAATCGTCACCATCAACAATCCACTCAACATGCCTGACCCAGCAATCATCAAAGAATATTATGAACCCATGGTCATGGCTACAATCATCACTCCGGACACATACCTCAGTGAAGTGATGGGCCTGTGTGCTGATAATCGAGGTGTTGCCAAGACTACACAAAATGTAGATAACACCACCATCCTTCTCCAGTACAAGCTTCCTCTAAGTGAGATTATTGTTGACTTTTATGATGCACTCAAGTCCATTACCTCAGGGTATGCCAGCTTCGACTATGAGGAAGTTGGCTATGAGCTCACCGACTTAGTGAAGTTGAATATCATTCTGAATGGAAAAGTTGTTGAAGAGCTAACAACGATCGTGCATGCCACCCGCGCTCGACAGGTAGGCCGTTCGATGCTTCTAAGATTAAAGGAAAGCATTCCTCAGCAAATTTACGCTGTAGCACTTCAGGCAGCAGTTGGTGGCAAAATTTTGGCTCGTGAAGATATCAAAGCCCTTAAAAAGAATGTCCTTGCAAAGTGTTACGGAGGTGATATTACACGGAAGTTAAAACTCCTGAAGAAACATTCtgagaaacaaaaaaaacttaGGACCATCGGGAACATCCAGGTTCCTCGTGATGCCTTTATTAATGTTTTGAAGCGGACATGA